Proteins from a genomic interval of bacterium:
- the djlA gene encoding co-chaperone DjlA, whose product MGLLGALFGGTVGFMLGGPLGMIIGGALGSQTSAQVVRTGARGAGVQDTQTAFLVAVISLAAKVSKADGHVSEAEIRTFDAFLRDHLRMSPEDRRMAGRIFDEARDSPIPAGDFARQVRGVMGQAPDRLRLIVTLLLQIAHADGRMHQAEDEMIRGIARDLGLTDRDYQECRALFAPVQDSLETAYEALGVAPDATDDEVKKAYRRLAREYHPDILQGKGMPEEFLQSGKEMLQKINAAYDRIKKDRGF is encoded by the coding sequence ATGGGCCTGCTCGGCGCGCTGTTCGGCGGCACGGTCGGCTTCATGCTGGGCGGACCGCTCGGGATGATCATCGGGGGCGCGCTGGGCTCGCAGACCAGCGCCCAGGTCGTGCGGACGGGCGCCCGCGGCGCCGGCGTCCAGGACACCCAGACCGCCTTCCTGGTGGCCGTCATCAGCCTGGCGGCCAAGGTCAGCAAGGCCGACGGGCACGTCTCCGAGGCGGAGATCCGCACCTTCGACGCCTTCCTGCGCGACCACCTGCGGATGTCGCCGGAGGACCGCCGGATGGCCGGCCGCATCTTCGACGAGGCCCGCGACAGCCCCATCCCGGCCGGCGACTTCGCCCGCCAGGTGCGCGGCGTCATGGGCCAGGCCCCGGATCGGCTGCGCCTGATCGTGACCCTGCTGCTGCAGATCGCCCACGCCGACGGCCGCATGCACCAGGCCGAGGACGAGATGATCCGGGGCATCGCCCGCGACCTGGGCCTCACCGACCGCGACTACCAGGAGTGCCGCGCCCTGTTCGCGCCCGTGCAGGACAGCCTGGAAACCGCCTATGAGGCGCTGGGCGTGGCGCCGGACGCCACCGACGACGAGGTCAAGAAGGCCTACCGCCGCCTCGCGCGCGAGTACCATCCCGACATCCTGCAGGGCAAGGGCATGCCCGAGGAGTTCCTGCAGTCGGGCAAGGAGATGCTGCAGAAGATCAACGCGGCCTACGACCGCATCAAGAAGGACCGGGGGTTCTAG
- the mutM gene encoding bifunctional DNA-formamidopyrimidine glycosylase/DNA-(apurinic or apyrimidinic site) lyase gives MPELPEVESVARALRAALTGQRLTGMRVRHAVCVEPSAAAVRGAVLGRTLDRVHRRGKYLVLTFGQGDPAPAHLMLHLRMTGQVLFEPADRPDRHVHLVLDFDGREVRYRDVRKFGRWTLVDDAENPSALDHVGPDMLEIRFAAWADRLRRRRAPFKSVLLDQGVAAGVGNIYADEALFRARIHPLRRPADCDDAELRRVFDAVRGVLRLAVEHGGTTFLDFRDFHGQPGNFRRKLRVFQRDGEPCRDCEAELERIVVGGRGTHFCPVCQR, from the coding sequence GTGCCCGAACTGCCGGAGGTCGAGAGCGTCGCCCGCGCCCTGCGCGCTGCGCTGACGGGCCAGCGCCTGACCGGGATGCGCGTGCGCCACGCGGTCTGCGTGGAGCCTTCGGCGGCAGCCGTGCGAGGCGCCGTGCTCGGCCGCACGCTCGACCGCGTCCACCGCCGCGGCAAGTACCTCGTCCTGACCTTCGGGCAGGGCGACCCCGCGCCCGCCCACCTGATGCTCCACCTGCGGATGACCGGCCAGGTCCTGTTCGAGCCCGCCGACCGCCCCGACCGCCACGTGCACCTGGTGCTGGACTTCGACGGCCGCGAGGTCCGCTACCGCGACGTGCGCAAGTTCGGGCGCTGGACCCTGGTCGACGACGCCGAGAACCCGTCGGCGCTGGACCACGTCGGGCCCGACATGCTGGAGATCCGCTTCGCCGCCTGGGCCGACCGGCTGCGCCGCCGGCGCGCCCCCTTCAAGTCCGTGCTGCTGGACCAGGGGGTCGCCGCCGGGGTGGGCAACATCTACGCCGACGAGGCCCTGTTCCGCGCCCGCATCCACCCCCTGCGGCGACCCGCCGACTGCGACGACGCGGAGCTGCGCCGGGTCTTCGACGCCGTGCGCGGGGTGCTGCGGCTGGCGGTCGAGCACGGGGGGACCACGTTCCTGGACTTCCGGGACTTCCACGGGCAGCCCGGGAATTTCCGGCGCAAGCTGCGGGTGTTCCAGCGGGACGGGGAGCCCTGTCGGGACTGCGAGGCCGAGTTGGAGCGGATCGTGGTGGGGGGACGGGGGACGCATTTCTGCCCGGTGTGCCAGCGCTGA
- a CDS encoding GGDEF domain-containing protein gives MAGEAHDVVFEQLQIQRIRDEILPLFTRLADGEEVFYDNLCLGRSRDPLRSGPAMCFVSGERHERCWQRVRESRRRSHPDTLCFPIDCEECPVYKDARPSIVEELGEEFNNMVHLLRRNEREVHSAMNFTRDLASSLEDLDLENHRIREQMNLDPLTGLFNRRFLDESLEHEVQRCQHRRRHLSLLMLDIDHFKTWNDLHGHLEGDRMLARFGKLLRASIRDYDRAFRFGGEEFVVLFPDTGLDDAITVAERIRMRFEQLVFTLPVTREFPEGRDSRTISGGVAGYREGLGAMELLELADQALYCAKSSGRNRIESVPLHVVV, from the coding sequence ATGGCCGGCGAAGCGCACGACGTCGTGTTCGAGCAGTTGCAGATCCAGAGGATCCGCGACGAGATCCTGCCGCTGTTCACCCGCCTCGCCGACGGCGAGGAAGTGTTCTACGACAACCTCTGCCTGGGCCGCTCCCGCGACCCCCTGCGGTCCGGGCCCGCGATGTGCTTCGTCTCCGGCGAGCGCCACGAGCGCTGCTGGCAGCGGGTGCGCGAGAGCCGCCGCCGCTCCCATCCGGACACGCTCTGCTTCCCCATCGATTGCGAAGAGTGTCCCGTCTACAAGGACGCCCGCCCGTCGATCGTCGAGGAACTGGGCGAGGAATTCAACAACATGGTCCACCTGCTGCGCCGCAACGAGCGGGAGGTCCACAGCGCCATGAACTTCACCCGGGACCTGGCCAGCTCGCTCGAGGACCTCGACCTGGAGAACCACCGCATCCGCGAGCAGATGAACCTCGACCCGCTGACGGGCCTGTTCAACCGGCGCTTCCTCGACGAGAGCCTGGAGCACGAGGTGCAGCGCTGCCAGCACCGCCGGCGCCACCTGTCCCTGCTGATGCTCGACATCGACCACTTCAAGACCTGGAACGACCTGCACGGGCACCTCGAGGGCGACCGCATGCTGGCGAGGTTCGGCAAGCTGCTGCGCGCCTCGATCCGCGACTACGACCGTGCCTTCCGTTTCGGCGGCGAGGAGTTCGTCGTCCTGTTCCCCGACACGGGCCTCGACGACGCCATCACCGTAGCCGAACGCATCCGGATGCGCTTCGAACAGCTCGTGTTCACCTTGCCGGTCACGCGCGAGTTCCCCGAAGGGCGCGACTCGCGGACCATCAGCGGCGGGGTGGCCGGCTACCGCGAGGGCCTGGGCGCGATGGAGCTGCTCGAACTGGCGGACCAGGCCCTCTACTGCGCCAAGAGTTCCGGGCGCAACCGCATCGAGAGCGTGCCCCTGCACGTGGTCGTCTGA
- a CDS encoding metal-dependent transcriptional regulator, producing MAEQQLSASQEDYLEAISHVIDEKRVARSKDLVQRLGVNSSSVTQALRILSQKDLIHYEPYGVVTLTAAGETLARDVIRRHRALNAFFVRILGVDGATAEDAACKMEHAMPRVIVERLVQFIDYTERCPRGSAEWVEGFGYFCRAKSEQDPHCQACELISPPQGAGDA from the coding sequence ATGGCCGAGCAGCAGCTCAGCGCCAGCCAGGAGGACTACCTGGAGGCGATCTCGCACGTCATCGACGAGAAGCGCGTCGCGCGCTCGAAGGACCTGGTCCAGCGGCTCGGCGTCAACAGCTCGTCGGTGACGCAGGCCCTGCGCATCCTGTCCCAGAAGGACCTCATCCATTACGAACCCTACGGCGTGGTGACGCTGACGGCGGCCGGCGAGACCCTGGCCCGCGACGTGATCCGCAGGCACCGGGCGCTCAACGCGTTCTTCGTGCGCATCCTGGGCGTCGACGGTGCCACGGCCGAGGACGCCGCCTGCAAGATGGAGCACGCCATGCCCCGGGTCATCGTCGAGCGGCTCGTCCAGTTCATCGACTACACCGAGCGCTGCCCGCGCGGCAGCGCCGAGTGGGTGGAGGGGTTCGGCTACTTCTGCCGCGCGAAGTCCGAGCAGGATCCCCACTGCCAGGCCTGCGAGCTGATCTCGCCCCCGCAGGGCGCCGGCGACGCCTGA
- the pepF gene encoding oligoendopeptidase F, translating to MAAADPSARRERADIPEDQTWDLSRIYPDWEAWERDFAAVSADLEGIAALSGSLGRSAAALLEATERVLDVRHRLERVHVYAHLRSDEDTRIGAHTERKGRADTLGVRFAEAASWYDPELLALDDATLAVCRAAEPRLGLYDHHFADLRRSRPHTLPPSEEALLAAAGQISRGASTIFGALDNADLVFPAIRDEAGREVALTKARYQKFSRSRDRRVREENFRAFLDTYGRHRNTLAATLDANVKNHVFFARARRHAGTLEAALHRNAVPVPVYHNLVAAVRAQLPLVHRYTRLKRRVLALEELRDHDLSAPMFPDGEPTYTYDESCGLLREALAPLGEEYLEIVRRGLAERWIDVHENAGKRSGAYSSGIHGTDPYILLNWSGQLRDTFTLAHEMGHSLHSWMATHSQPYVYSDYPIFTAEVASTFNELLLQRRLLATTTDPARRLSLLDNHLDQILGTVVRQTMFAEFELAVHRIGEQDGTLTADRLDELYLGLLRDYWGPEVVLDEARSARTWSRVPHFYYNYYVYQYATAFSASTALVRRVLEGGETERGEYLGFLRSGCSRHPVETLLRTGVDVTTDEPVRDVFLVFGALMDEMEALLAVEDRR from the coding sequence ATGGCCGCAGCCGATCCGTCCGCCCGCCGCGAGCGCGCGGACATCCCCGAAGACCAGACCTGGGACCTGAGCCGGATCTACCCGGACTGGGAGGCCTGGGAGCGCGATTTCGCCGCCGTGTCGGCCGACCTGGAGGGGATCGCCGCCCTGTCCGGCAGCCTCGGGCGGTCCGCCGCCGCGCTCCTGGAGGCCACCGAACGCGTGCTCGACGTGCGCCACCGCCTGGAGCGGGTCCACGTCTACGCCCACCTGCGCAGCGACGAGGACACGCGCATCGGCGCCCACACCGAGCGCAAGGGGCGGGCGGACACCCTCGGGGTACGGTTCGCCGAGGCGGCGAGCTGGTACGACCCCGAACTCCTCGCCCTGGACGACGCAACCCTGGCGGTCTGCCGTGCGGCCGAGCCGCGCCTGGGCCTCTACGACCACCACTTCGCCGACCTGCGACGCAGCCGTCCCCACACCCTGCCCCCGTCCGAAGAGGCGCTGCTGGCGGCGGCCGGTCAGATCTCGCGCGGCGCGTCGACGATCTTCGGCGCCCTGGACAACGCGGACCTGGTCTTCCCCGCGATCCGCGACGAGGCGGGCCGCGAGGTCGCGCTGACCAAGGCCCGCTACCAGAAGTTCTCCCGCTCGCGCGACCGGCGCGTGCGCGAGGAGAACTTCCGCGCCTTCCTGGACACCTACGGGCGCCACCGCAACACCTTGGCGGCCACCCTCGACGCCAACGTGAAGAACCACGTCTTCTTCGCCCGCGCCCGCCGGCACGCCGGCACGCTGGAGGCCGCCCTGCACCGCAACGCCGTGCCCGTGCCGGTCTACCACAACCTCGTGGCCGCGGTGCGCGCGCAGCTGCCGCTCGTGCACCGCTACACGCGGCTGAAGCGCCGGGTGCTCGCCCTGGAGGAGCTGCGCGACCACGACCTGTCGGCGCCCATGTTCCCCGACGGCGAGCCGACCTACACCTACGACGAGTCCTGCGGGCTGCTCCGCGAAGCTCTGGCGCCGCTGGGCGAGGAGTACCTGGAGATCGTGCGCCGGGGCCTGGCCGAGCGCTGGATCGACGTCCACGAGAACGCCGGCAAGCGCAGCGGGGCCTATTCCAGCGGCATCCACGGCACCGACCCGTACATCCTGCTGAACTGGAGCGGCCAGCTGCGCGACACCTTCACGCTGGCCCACGAGATGGGCCACTCCCTGCACAGCTGGATGGCCACGCACTCGCAACCCTATGTCTACAGCGACTATCCGATCTTCACCGCCGAGGTGGCCTCGACCTTCAACGAGCTGCTGCTGCAGCGGCGGCTGCTGGCGACGACCACCGACCCGGCCCGCCGCCTGTCGCTGCTGGACAACCACCTCGACCAGATCCTGGGCACGGTCGTGCGCCAAACGATGTTTGCGGAATTCGAGCTGGCGGTGCACCGTATCGGCGAGCAGGACGGCACGTTGACGGCGGACCGCCTCGACGAGCTGTACCTGGGCCTCCTGCGGGACTACTGGGGGCCGGAGGTCGTGCTGGACGAGGCGCGCAGCGCCCGCACCTGGAGCCGCGTTCCGCACTTCTACTACAACTACTACGTCTACCAGTACGCGACCGCGTTCTCGGCCTCCACGGCCCTGGTCCGCCGCGTGCTGGAGGGCGGCGAGACGGAGCGCGGGGAGTACCTCGGGTTCCTGCGGTCCGGTTGCAGCCGCCACCCCGTCGAAACGCTCCTGCGCACCGGCGTCGACGTGACGACGGACGAGCCGGTGCGCGACGTGTTCCTGGTCTTCGGCGCGCTGATGGACGAGATGGAGGCCCTGCTGGCCGTGGAGGATCGTCGATGA
- a CDS encoding nitroreductase family protein, translating into MDVFTAVAERRSIKKFDPAHRMSEDEIRRLMEAAVLSPTSFNLQNWRFVLVADQERKERLRAIGWRQAQFAEASLVILICGDRKAHARDPGRYWRHAPEAARAAIVPLIVGAYEGREDLQHDEVLRSGGMAAQTIMLVAKAMGYDTCPMVGFDFAEAAALVNLPPDHEIVMAVAVGKRREHPQPRGGQLPLEEVVIRERFPDA; encoded by the coding sequence ATGGACGTCTTCACGGCTGTCGCCGAGCGCCGCTCGATCAAGAAGTTCGACCCCGCGCACCGCATGTCCGAGGACGAGATCCGCCGGCTGATGGAGGCGGCGGTGCTGTCGCCCACCTCGTTCAACCTCCAGAACTGGCGCTTCGTGCTGGTGGCCGACCAGGAGCGCAAGGAGCGGCTGCGCGCGATCGGCTGGCGCCAGGCCCAATTCGCCGAGGCGTCGCTGGTGATCCTGATCTGCGGCGACCGCAAGGCCCACGCCCGCGACCCCGGCCGCTACTGGCGCCACGCGCCCGAGGCGGCCCGCGCGGCGATCGTGCCCCTGATCGTCGGCGCCTACGAGGGCCGCGAGGACCTGCAGCACGACGAGGTCCTGCGCTCCGGCGGCATGGCCGCGCAGACGATCATGCTCGTGGCCAAGGCGATGGGGTACGACACTTGCCCCATGGTCGGCTTCGACTTCGCCGAGGCCGCCGCGCTGGTCAACCTGCCGCCCGACCACGAGATCGTCATGGCCGTGGCCGTCGGCAAGCGCCGCGAGCACCCCCAGCCGCGCGGCGGCCAGCTGCCTCTGGAAGAGGTCGTGATCCGCGAGCGCTTCCCCGACGCCTGA